Proteins from one Microbacterium hatanonis genomic window:
- a CDS encoding PepSY domain-containing protein codes for MPHRHRILRPTAALGALAATALVLAGCTSTTLPVEAPPTSTAPAAPPQQSPSTDAAATGNDAAFAAITTAEDETQGIAYELELDDGLWEVRVAVGDTDAEVRTSGDGAEVVSTDTDDTVDDDDRRALDAAGITLAVALQAAIDGHGSGSVDEISVSDDVEGQLAWEVSFTDDVEVYVAVVDGAILRVDR; via the coding sequence ATGCCCCACCGACACAGGATCCTCCGCCCGACCGCCGCCCTGGGCGCCCTCGCCGCGACCGCGCTGGTGCTCGCCGGATGCACGAGCACCACGCTGCCCGTCGAGGCCCCTCCCACGTCGACCGCACCCGCCGCGCCGCCGCAGCAGAGCCCGTCGACGGATGCTGCGGCCACGGGCAATGACGCCGCATTCGCCGCGATCACCACGGCCGAAGACGAGACCCAGGGCATCGCGTACGAGCTGGAGCTCGACGACGGCCTCTGGGAGGTGCGCGTGGCGGTCGGCGACACCGACGCCGAGGTGCGCACGTCCGGCGACGGCGCCGAGGTGGTCTCGACCGACACCGACGACACCGTCGACGACGACGACCGCCGCGCCCTGGACGCCGCGGGCATCACGCTCGCCGTCGCTCTGCAGGCCGCGATCGACGGGCACGGATCGGGGTCGGTCGATGAGATCAGCGTGAGCGACGACGTCGAGGGGCAGCTCGCCTGGGAGGTGTCGTTCACCGACGACGTCGAGGTGTACGTGGCCGTCGTCGACGGCGCGATCCTTCGCGTCGATCGGTAG
- a CDS encoding SDR family oxidoreductase: MADQYTFDNPVTRYARVEPPVQHQSEPGVQGEMTPVPDLGEKTYRGTGRLTGRKALITGGDSGIGGAVAIAFAREGADVAIVHLPDEQADADHVLGLVREAGRTGVSIATDISDAAACRALVAEAVEALGGLDILVNNAGKQVAVDRVEDLSDEQFEETFRTNVFANFWITKAALAHLPAGASIINTASLEAYKPAPDRLDYAATKAAVNNLSKGLAQQLAPRGIRVNVVAPGPTWSALQVSGGVSDEQMTAFDDESTYQRAGQPAEIAPAFVFLASAESSYVSGETLNVNGGMVTP; this comes from the coding sequence ATGGCTGATCAGTACACCTTCGACAACCCCGTCACCCGCTACGCCCGCGTCGAGCCGCCCGTGCAGCATCAGAGCGAGCCGGGCGTGCAGGGCGAGATGACGCCCGTTCCCGACCTCGGCGAGAAGACCTACCGCGGAACCGGGCGCCTCACTGGCCGGAAGGCCCTCATCACGGGCGGCGATTCCGGCATCGGCGGTGCCGTTGCCATCGCCTTCGCCCGCGAAGGCGCCGACGTCGCTATCGTGCACCTGCCCGACGAGCAGGCCGACGCCGACCACGTGCTCGGGCTCGTACGTGAGGCCGGACGCACCGGCGTCTCCATCGCGACCGACATCTCGGATGCTGCGGCCTGCCGCGCGCTCGTCGCCGAGGCCGTCGAGGCGCTCGGCGGACTCGACATCCTCGTGAACAACGCCGGCAAGCAGGTGGCCGTCGACCGCGTGGAAGACCTCAGCGACGAGCAGTTCGAGGAGACCTTCCGCACGAACGTGTTCGCCAACTTCTGGATCACCAAGGCCGCGCTCGCGCACCTGCCGGCCGGTGCGAGCATCATCAACACCGCGTCGCTCGAGGCCTACAAGCCCGCTCCCGACCGGCTCGACTACGCGGCGACCAAGGCCGCCGTGAACAACCTGTCGAAGGGGCTCGCGCAGCAGCTGGCACCGCGGGGGATCCGCGTGAACGTCGTCGCGCCCGGCCCGACCTGGTCGGCCCTGCAGGTCAGCGGCGGCGTCTCGGACGAGCAGATGACGGCCTTCGACGACGAGAGCACCTACCAGCGCGCCGGGCAGCCCGCCGAGATCGCACCCGCCTTCGTGTTCCTCGCGTCGGCCGAGTCGAGCTACGTCTCGGGCGAGACGCTGAACGTGAACGGCGGCATGGTCACGCCGTAG
- a CDS encoding GMC oxidoreductase: protein MNLENMRTYSDDEIVDVVVVGTGAGGAPLLAEMARRGLSAVALEAGRNFELDDFTPDETEAVRINWMSERLSGGDDPTAFGPNNSGIGVGGSTLHWGAFAPRPDRRDLRLRTETGEGRDWPLDPEELLRYVARVESDIGVSGPVPYPWDPDRAYAYKAPGRNGSADIVARGATALGIRTADAPAAVLTRARLQPAYGERGACQSCGACHQGCRFGAKATTATTYLPAAVSYGAEIRAQSMVHGIELDARGRVAAVLYRRDGVERRQLCRTLVLAAGGIETPRLLLHTGLANSSGQVGRNFLAHGATQVWGRFDESVRGHRGYPSSLISEDMLRPADADFAGGYLMQSLGVMPLTYATTLARGGGLWGRELVERTLDARMYAGIGINGDCLPSEANRLELVDELDEWGIPRARIDFTAGPNEKALDTHATRTMEDIMRAAGASDTIVLARTAHTVGTCRMSADPADGVVDADGRSHDIPNLWISDNSVFPSALAANPAPTIMAMSLRTADRMLVSAG, encoded by the coding sequence GTGAACCTCGAGAACATGCGCACCTACTCCGACGACGAGATCGTCGACGTCGTCGTCGTCGGAACGGGCGCCGGCGGCGCCCCGCTCCTCGCCGAGATGGCCCGCCGCGGTCTGAGCGCGGTCGCCCTCGAGGCCGGTCGCAACTTCGAGCTCGACGACTTCACCCCCGACGAGACCGAGGCGGTGCGCATCAACTGGATGTCGGAGCGCCTCAGCGGGGGAGACGACCCGACCGCGTTCGGACCGAACAACAGCGGCATCGGGGTCGGCGGATCGACCCTGCACTGGGGAGCCTTCGCGCCCCGCCCCGACCGACGCGACCTGCGCCTGCGCACCGAGACGGGTGAGGGGCGCGACTGGCCTCTCGACCCGGAAGAGCTGCTGCGCTACGTCGCCCGCGTCGAGAGCGACATCGGCGTGTCGGGCCCCGTGCCCTACCCGTGGGACCCCGACCGCGCCTACGCCTACAAGGCGCCGGGTCGCAACGGCTCGGCCGACATCGTCGCCCGCGGGGCGACCGCGCTCGGTATCCGCACCGCCGACGCACCGGCAGCCGTGCTCACCCGCGCACGACTGCAGCCCGCCTACGGCGAACGCGGCGCGTGCCAGTCGTGCGGCGCCTGCCACCAGGGCTGCCGATTCGGCGCGAAGGCCACGACCGCGACGACCTACCTCCCGGCGGCGGTGTCGTACGGGGCCGAGATCCGCGCGCAGTCGATGGTTCACGGCATCGAGCTCGATGCCCGGGGCCGGGTCGCCGCCGTGCTCTATCGCCGCGACGGCGTCGAGCGCCGGCAGCTCTGCCGCACGCTCGTGCTCGCGGCGGGCGGCATCGAGACGCCGCGCCTGCTGCTGCACACCGGGCTGGCGAACTCGAGCGGTCAGGTCGGGCGCAACTTCCTCGCTCACGGTGCGACCCAGGTGTGGGGGCGGTTCGACGAGTCCGTCCGGGGTCACCGCGGATACCCGTCGTCGCTCATCAGCGAAGACATGCTGAGGCCGGCGGACGCCGACTTCGCGGGCGGTTACCTCATGCAGAGCCTCGGCGTGATGCCCCTGACCTACGCGACCACCCTCGCCCGCGGCGGTGGGCTGTGGGGCCGGGAACTCGTCGAACGCACCCTCGACGCGCGGATGTATGCCGGAATCGGCATCAACGGCGACTGCTTGCCGTCGGAGGCGAACCGGCTCGAGCTGGTCGACGAACTCGACGAGTGGGGCATCCCGCGCGCGCGGATCGATTTCACCGCCGGACCGAACGAGAAGGCCCTCGACACCCACGCCACGCGGACGATGGAGGACATCATGCGCGCCGCCGGGGCGAGCGACACCATCGTGCTCGCCCGCACCGCCCACACCGTGGGCACGTGCCGGATGTCGGCCGACCCGGCAGACGGTGTGGTCGACGCCGACGGTCGGTCGCACGACATCCCGAACCTCTGGATCAGCGACAACTCCGTGTTCCCCAGCGCCCTGGCCGCGAACCCCGCCCCCACGATTATGGCGATGTCGCTGCGCACCGCAGACCGGATGCTGGTGTCCGCCGGGTAG
- a CDS encoding alpha/beta fold hydrolase, protein MTEITAHHGLLTDINLHVDDTGGSGRPVVLIHGWPLSGESWSEQVPALEKAGYRVITYDRRGFGRSDKPRTGYNYDTFADDLAAVLAALDLRDVTLVGFSMGGGEVARYVTKHGTDRLKSVVFAAAVPPYLKKSDDNPEGPLDDETAAGMEKGLREDEKGFYHQFTTDFFSVDGKLTVSDAQQADAERLANQADHHAALKSMEAFATTDFRDDLPNVTVPALIIHGDSDGTVPFEGSGKRTHEALVGSELVLVEGAPHGLNVSHKEQFNTALLSFLGR, encoded by the coding sequence ATGACTGAGATCACCGCACACCACGGACTGCTGACCGACATCAACCTGCACGTCGACGACACCGGCGGATCGGGTCGCCCGGTCGTGCTGATCCACGGCTGGCCCCTCTCGGGCGAGTCGTGGTCGGAGCAGGTCCCGGCCCTCGAGAAGGCCGGCTACCGCGTGATCACGTACGACCGCCGCGGCTTCGGGCGCAGCGACAAGCCCCGCACCGGTTACAACTACGACACGTTCGCCGACGACCTCGCGGCCGTTCTCGCGGCCCTCGACCTGCGCGACGTCACGCTGGTCGGATTCTCGATGGGTGGCGGTGAGGTCGCCCGCTACGTCACCAAGCACGGCACCGATCGCCTGAAGAGCGTCGTGTTCGCCGCCGCTGTGCCGCCGTACCTGAAGAAGAGCGACGACAACCCCGAGGGCCCGCTCGACGACGAGACCGCCGCCGGCATGGAGAAGGGGCTGCGCGAGGACGAGAAGGGCTTCTACCACCAGTTCACGACCGACTTCTTCTCGGTCGACGGCAAGCTCACTGTGAGCGACGCGCAGCAGGCCGACGCCGAGCGCCTCGCCAACCAGGCCGACCACCACGCCGCGCTCAAGTCGATGGAGGCGTTCGCGACCACCGACTTCCGCGACGACCTGCCCAACGTGACCGTGCCGGCGCTGATCATCCACGGCGACAGTGACGGAACCGTGCCGTTCGAGGGTTCGGGCAAGCGCACCCACGAGGCGCTCGTCGGCAGCGAGCTCGTGCTCGTCGAGGGCGCTCCCCACGGCCTCAACGTCAGCCACAAGGAGCAGTTCAACACGGCGCTGCTGAGCTTCCTCGGACGCTGA
- a CDS encoding sigma factor: MTTLLPAPVDDGIFPPDLDELMVRVAQGDTDAFAEVYDLSSSRVLGLVTQVGRGRTPAEEVMLDVFTTVWRSAPEYRAFEGSAWAWIVKIALRRAIAAGRHATPGVAATS; the protein is encoded by the coding sequence GTGACCACGCTTCTCCCCGCCCCGGTCGACGACGGGATCTTCCCGCCCGATCTCGACGAGCTGATGGTGCGCGTCGCGCAGGGCGACACCGATGCCTTCGCGGAGGTCTACGACCTCAGCTCGAGCCGTGTGCTCGGCCTCGTCACCCAGGTCGGCCGAGGCCGTACGCCGGCCGAGGAGGTCATGCTCGACGTCTTCACCACCGTGTGGCGGAGCGCCCCCGAGTACCGCGCCTTCGAGGGATCCGCCTGGGCCTGGATCGTGAAGATCGCCCTCCGCCGAGCGATCGCCGCCGGGCGACACGCCACCCCGGGCGTTGCAGCGACCTCATAG
- a CDS encoding alpha/beta hydrolase, with protein sequence MNALLDIGILSGPAVIIVLVVTGIVAALLVLVRPSGRWRRSIWITTAVGSALAGALIGAALTWLIADEMDAFGVDLTFASRVWIALGFAGIFVALASLWRASWRRMIAVPLAIVLFVLTSAMGVNIAFGQYPTIRSVLGLSAYAGDVLPDLKDGSANRPTVADWTAPAGMPAQGSMASVVIPATESGFVARDATVYLPPAALTDNPPLLPVLIMMSGQPGTTDEVFTVAHLRETLDAYAAAHQGLAPIVVSPDQLGSPEANPMCVDSPLGNSATYITVDVPNWIRANLPVLDSPDYWGVGGLSQGGTCSIQLGAQHPELFSAILDASGEEFPTLGDPATTIAQGFGGDAEKYAAAYPAAIMASKAPYTDMFAVFGVGSEDTAFRPGVMTLYADAQAAGMDATYLESAGNAHDSAAWTYVFNIGLGLIADHWGLNR encoded by the coding sequence GTGAACGCACTGCTCGACATCGGAATCCTCTCCGGTCCCGCCGTCATCATCGTCTTGGTCGTCACGGGAATCGTCGCCGCGCTCCTCGTGCTCGTGCGCCCCAGCGGGCGTTGGAGGCGCAGCATCTGGATCACGACCGCCGTCGGCTCCGCCCTCGCGGGCGCGCTGATCGGGGCGGCGCTCACGTGGCTGATCGCCGACGAGATGGATGCCTTCGGCGTCGATCTCACCTTCGCGTCGAGAGTGTGGATCGCCCTCGGATTCGCCGGGATCTTCGTCGCGCTCGCGTCGCTGTGGCGCGCCTCGTGGCGTCGGATGATCGCCGTCCCCCTCGCGATCGTGCTCTTCGTGCTCACCAGCGCGATGGGGGTGAACATCGCTTTCGGGCAGTACCCGACGATCCGCAGCGTTCTCGGCCTCAGCGCGTATGCCGGGGACGTGCTCCCGGATCTCAAGGACGGATCGGCGAATAGACCGACCGTCGCCGACTGGACGGCCCCCGCCGGAATGCCCGCGCAGGGCAGCATGGCGTCGGTCGTCATCCCGGCCACGGAGTCGGGTTTCGTCGCACGGGATGCGACCGTCTACCTGCCCCCGGCGGCTCTGACCGACAACCCGCCCCTCCTGCCGGTGCTCATCATGATGTCGGGGCAGCCGGGCACGACCGACGAGGTGTTCACGGTCGCGCACCTGCGCGAGACGCTCGACGCGTACGCCGCGGCGCACCAGGGCCTCGCTCCGATCGTCGTCTCACCCGACCAGCTCGGGTCTCCTGAGGCGAACCCGATGTGCGTCGACTCGCCGCTCGGCAACTCGGCCACCTACATCACGGTCGACGTGCCGAACTGGATCAGAGCGAACCTCCCGGTGCTCGACTCGCCGGACTACTGGGGGGTCGGCGGTCTCTCGCAGGGCGGCACGTGCTCGATCCAGCTCGGGGCGCAGCATCCCGAGCTCTTCAGCGCGATCCTCGACGCGTCGGGCGAGGAGTTCCCCACGCTCGGCGACCCAGCGACCACCATCGCGCAGGGGTTCGGCGGCGACGCGGAGAAATACGCGGCCGCCTACCCCGCCGCGATCATGGCCTCGAAGGCGCCGTACACCGACATGTTCGCGGTCTTCGGAGTCGGCAGCGAAGACACGGCCTTCCGCCCCGGGGTGATGACCCTCTACGCCGACGCTCAGGCCGCGGGGATGGATGCCACGTACCTCGAATCGGCGGGGAACGCCCATGACTCGGCGGCCTGGACGTACGTCTTCAACATCGGGCTCGGGCTGATCGCCGACCACTGGGGCCTGAACCGGTAG
- a CDS encoding bifunctional lysylphosphatidylglycerol flippase/synthetase MprF, which produces MRNEPTTRARRAGAAVLRWCRTRPVTLAVTALVIVLSLTGFIASPSGWGWQVLDEGVPEIFIQRHWWGTVTSLLAVPDLASLLALVPVLLVVVGAAEKTMGSVRTLIAYVVGGVAASFAGLGVGLLEEQFLDFLPLNAPAVDTLSPLAALICTAMAASSFAGALWRRRTRLLATLTAVTLFLYAGGANDLFSLLAVPIGLGLGYVLGGRHSGFRLVRSSHHEKRVLLAALTFVTSVGPVIATFSTTGAGLLSIYGFLSDDPVTLVDGQTCAFGSPAAPCPDTYDSFGELQPASGFIALLPILVAVIAAWGILNGRRAALWLAVVFNGVVFAGMLYVFSVIQPETVAAIAQLRDAESQEYVWQTLSSSLIGALVPLSVAIVLVVFRRNVRAASTPAALRTFGLTVGVAAAANLLLAFAGGLVASDGYNPNLDVGDVLVGLPLRLLPPTLLPSDILTFVPSSGWAQAFWYLPSLLFWLATTVATARLVLDPGAVSGASDRARARLMLERGGGDTLSFMTTWEGNAYWFSPDLDAAIAYRVRGPVAVTLGGAFGPDAQRPEVVAGFVEFCGENGWTAVFYSVEDGDDSPYRQLGWQRMPVAEEALLDPATWNTSGKKRQDIRTATNRAAREGVTATWTSWHDLTIAEHAQIREISEAWVADKSLPEMEFTLGGVDELADPEVRLMLAVDEAGRIQAVTSWLPLFAPGGVHGYTLDFMRRRADSMNGIMEFVIGAAADHMKAAGLDRMSLSGSPLASRPDDGERAPITRVLDRFGELLEPAYGFRSLLNFKRKFQPEFVTLWAVYPESSVLPSLGIALARCYLPHLTLAQAARMAGTLREPREPVAAK; this is translated from the coding sequence ATGCGAAACGAGCCGACGACGCGCGCGCGCCGAGCCGGGGCAGCGGTGCTGCGGTGGTGCCGGACGCGTCCGGTGACCCTCGCCGTCACCGCCCTGGTCATCGTGCTCAGCCTGACGGGGTTCATCGCCTCGCCCTCGGGCTGGGGCTGGCAGGTGCTCGACGAGGGCGTGCCCGAGATCTTCATCCAGCGCCACTGGTGGGGCACCGTCACGTCGCTCCTGGCGGTCCCTGATCTCGCGTCGTTGCTGGCGCTCGTTCCCGTGCTGCTCGTCGTGGTCGGAGCCGCGGAGAAGACGATGGGCAGCGTCCGCACCCTCATCGCCTACGTCGTCGGCGGTGTGGCGGCGTCGTTCGCCGGGCTCGGCGTCGGACTCCTCGAAGAGCAGTTCCTCGACTTCCTGCCCCTCAACGCCCCCGCCGTCGACACCCTCTCCCCGCTCGCGGCGCTCATCTGCACCGCGATGGCGGCGAGCTCGTTCGCCGGCGCGCTCTGGCGCCGCCGCACGCGACTGCTGGCCACCCTCACCGCGGTCACGCTCTTCCTCTACGCCGGCGGCGCGAACGACCTCTTCTCACTCCTCGCCGTCCCGATCGGCCTCGGGCTCGGGTACGTGCTCGGCGGACGGCACTCGGGCTTCCGTCTGGTGCGCAGCTCGCACCACGAGAAGCGCGTTCTGCTGGCGGCGCTGACGTTCGTCACGTCGGTGGGTCCGGTCATCGCGACGTTCTCCACCACGGGGGCGGGCCTGCTGTCGATCTACGGCTTCCTCTCCGACGACCCCGTCACCCTCGTCGACGGACAGACCTGCGCCTTCGGATCCCCGGCAGCGCCCTGCCCCGACACCTACGACTCGTTCGGCGAGCTGCAACCGGCATCCGGGTTCATCGCCCTGCTGCCGATCCTCGTCGCGGTGATCGCGGCCTGGGGCATCCTTAACGGGCGGCGCGCCGCCCTGTGGCTCGCGGTCGTCTTCAACGGCGTCGTCTTCGCCGGGATGCTGTACGTCTTCTCGGTCATCCAGCCCGAGACGGTGGCGGCGATCGCACAGCTGCGCGACGCCGAGTCGCAGGAGTACGTGTGGCAGACGCTCTCGAGCAGCCTGATCGGCGCCCTCGTGCCGCTCAGCGTGGCGATCGTGCTCGTCGTGTTCCGCCGCAACGTCCGTGCCGCCTCGACGCCCGCCGCGCTGCGCACGTTCGGCCTCACCGTCGGCGTCGCCGCCGCGGCCAACCTGCTGCTCGCGTTCGCCGGCGGCCTGGTCGCGTCCGATGGCTACAACCCGAACCTCGACGTCGGCGACGTGCTCGTCGGACTGCCGCTGCGCCTCCTGCCGCCGACGCTCCTGCCCTCGGACATCCTGACGTTCGTGCCGTCGAGCGGCTGGGCCCAGGCGTTCTGGTACCTGCCGTCGCTGCTGTTCTGGCTCGCCACGACGGTCGCCACGGCTCGACTCGTGCTCGATCCGGGCGCGGTGAGCGGGGCGTCCGACCGGGCGCGCGCGCGTCTGATGCTCGAGCGCGGCGGCGGCGACACCCTGTCGTTCATGACGACGTGGGAGGGGAACGCCTACTGGTTCTCCCCCGACCTGGATGCGGCGATCGCCTACCGCGTGCGCGGTCCTGTCGCCGTCACGCTCGGCGGTGCGTTCGGTCCCGACGCGCAGCGCCCCGAGGTGGTGGCGGGCTTCGTGGAGTTCTGCGGCGAGAACGGCTGGACCGCCGTCTTCTACAGCGTCGAGGACGGCGATGATTCGCCCTACCGTCAGCTCGGATGGCAGCGGATGCCGGTGGCCGAAGAGGCGCTGCTCGATCCGGCCACCTGGAACACCTCGGGCAAGAAGCGCCAAGACATTCGCACCGCGACGAACCGCGCGGCCCGGGAGGGCGTCACCGCGACCTGGACCAGCTGGCACGACCTGACGATCGCCGAGCACGCGCAGATCCGCGAGATCTCGGAGGCGTGGGTCGCCGACAAGAGCCTCCCCGAGATGGAGTTCACGCTGGGGGGCGTCGATGAGCTCGCCGACCCCGAGGTGCGCCTCATGCTCGCGGTCGACGAGGCCGGGCGGATCCAGGCCGTCACGAGCTGGCTGCCCCTGTTCGCACCCGGCGGCGTGCACGGGTACACCCTCGACTTCATGCGTCGCCGGGCCGACTCGATGAACGGGATCATGGAGTTCGTCATCGGTGCCGCCGCCGACCACATGAAGGCCGCGGGCCTCGATCGCATGAGCTTGTCGGGGTCGCCTCTGGCGTCGCGACCCGACGACGGCGAGCGCGCCCCCATCACGCGGGTGCTCGATCGTTTCGGCGAGCTGCTCGAACCGGCCTACGGCTTCCGCTCGCTGCTGAACTTCAAGCGCAAGTTCCAGCCCGAGTTCGTCACGCTGTGGGCGGTCTACCCCGAGTCGTCCGTGCTGCCCTCCCTGGGCATCGCGCTGGCGCGCTGCTACCTGCCGCATCTGACGCTCGCGCAGGCCGCCCGCATGGCCGGCACGCTGCGCGAACCCCGCGAGCCCGTCGCCGCGAAGTAG
- a CDS encoding polysaccharide biosynthesis tyrosine autokinase: MELSDYIRILRKNWLVIVVTTLVGVAVAAGFSLTRTPQFEATSGVFVSTEGGSTITELQQGSNFTQARIATYVELVEEPFVLNPVITDLGLNMNADSLAGRVTASAQLDSTIVQITVTDADPARAALIANALGASLANAVETLETRDGQEVSPVKLTRVRDAQAPRTPVSPNVPLNLALGGLVGLALGVGIAVLRAVLDNKVRNPRDIENLTDRPLIGAIPFDPKAKERPLILEADPHNQRSEAFRALRTNLQFLEMDGGNIFVVTSSLPSEGKSTTTINLAVALADAGKRVALLDTDLRKPKVAEYLNIEGGAGLTDVLIGRARVADVMLPWGKRPLYVLPAGKVPPNPSELLGSKQMGQLLEALGNEFDVVLCDAPPLLPVTDAAVLSKFTAGALLIVAAGKTTTHQLSGALDALETVGSKVGGVVLTMLPTRGPDSYGYGYGYGYGGYGSYGTYGAPAEKPTRRGRKNAAAEPSDDQLLP, from the coding sequence ATGGAGCTCAGCGACTACATTCGCATCCTGCGTAAGAACTGGCTCGTGATCGTGGTCACCACCCTGGTGGGCGTCGCGGTTGCTGCCGGATTCTCTCTTACGCGGACGCCCCAGTTCGAGGCGACGAGCGGTGTCTTCGTCTCCACCGAGGGCGGATCGACGATCACCGAGCTGCAGCAGGGCTCCAACTTCACCCAGGCGCGCATCGCGACCTACGTCGAGCTGGTGGAAGAGCCGTTCGTGCTCAACCCCGTCATCACCGACCTCGGCCTCAACATGAACGCGGACTCTCTCGCGGGCCGCGTCACCGCATCCGCTCAGCTCGACTCGACGATCGTGCAGATCACGGTGACCGACGCCGACCCGGCCAGGGCCGCGCTCATCGCGAACGCCCTCGGGGCGAGCCTCGCGAACGCCGTCGAGACGCTCGAGACCCGCGACGGCCAGGAGGTCAGTCCGGTCAAGCTCACCCGCGTGCGCGACGCGCAGGCCCCGCGCACCCCGGTCAGCCCGAACGTGCCGCTGAACCTCGCGCTCGGCGGGCTCGTCGGCCTCGCGCTCGGCGTCGGCATCGCCGTGCTCCGCGCCGTGCTCGACAACAAGGTGCGCAACCCCCGCGACATCGAGAACCTCACCGATCGACCGCTCATCGGCGCGATCCCCTTCGATCCGAAGGCGAAGGAACGGCCCCTCATCCTCGAGGCCGACCCTCATAACCAGCGGTCGGAGGCCTTCCGCGCACTGCGCACGAACCTCCAGTTCCTCGAGATGGACGGCGGCAACATCTTCGTCGTCACCTCCAGCCTCCCCAGCGAGGGCAAGTCGACCACCACCATCAACCTCGCCGTCGCCCTCGCCGACGCCGGCAAGCGCGTGGCGCTGCTCGACACCGACCTCCGCAAGCCGAAGGTCGCCGAGTACCTCAACATCGAAGGCGGCGCGGGCCTCACCGACGTGCTGATCGGCCGCGCGCGCGTCGCCGACGTGATGCTCCCCTGGGGAAAGCGTCCGCTCTACGTGCTGCCGGCCGGCAAGGTGCCGCCGAACCCGAGCGAGCTGCTGGGCTCCAAGCAGATGGGCCAGCTGCTCGAGGCCCTCGGCAACGAGTTCGACGTGGTCCTGTGCGACGCGCCGCCGCTGCTCCCGGTGACGGATGCTGCGGTCCTGTCGAAGTTCACCGCCGGGGCCCTCCTCATCGTCGCGGCGGGCAAGACCACGACCCACCAGCTCAGCGGCGCGCTCGACGCGCTCGAGACGGTCGGATCGAAGGTCGGCGGCGTCGTGCTGACGATGCTCCCCACCCGCGGACCGGATTCCTACGGCTACGGCTACGGGTACGGATACGGCGGCTACGGCTCGTACGGCACCTACGGGGCCCCCGCCGAGAAGCCCACCCGGCGCGGGCGGAAGAACGCCGCGGCGGAGCCCTCCGACGACCAGCTGCTGCCCTGA
- a CDS encoding Asp23/Gls24 family envelope stress response protein gives MNEGHSVALECGKTVDELSDYLAAGRLPYDPDIETCPECLNALDALERVGMLSRSLLEREARELPPPPANWFDRIMDVVRSEMRVGRSLPVQHPDPRVQITITEGAVRALVRSVGDEIDGLYIGRVDIDGDAEVPGAPVEVNITGTIGWDQSVLDATALLRTAVYDALAQHTDLNVVAVNVTIEDVHDFANGEDES, from the coding sequence ATGAACGAAGGCCACTCCGTCGCGTTGGAATGCGGCAAGACCGTCGACGAGCTGAGCGACTACCTCGCCGCCGGCCGACTGCCCTACGACCCCGACATCGAGACCTGCCCGGAGTGCTTGAACGCGCTCGATGCGCTGGAGCGGGTCGGCATGCTCTCGCGCAGCCTGCTCGAGCGGGAGGCGCGTGAGCTCCCCCCTCCCCCGGCGAACTGGTTCGACCGGATCATGGACGTCGTCCGATCGGAGATGCGCGTCGGCCGGAGCCTCCCCGTGCAGCATCCTGACCCCCGGGTGCAGATCACGATCACCGAGGGCGCGGTGCGCGCACTGGTGCGATCGGTCGGTGACGAGATCGACGGTCTGTACATCGGGCGCGTCGACATCGACGGCGACGCCGAAGTGCCCGGCGCCCCCGTCGAGGTGAACATCACGGGAACGATCGGATGGGATCAGTCGGTGCTCGACGCGACCGCGCTGCTGCGCACCGCGGTCTACGACGCGCTCGCGCAGCACACCGACCTCAACGTCGTCGCGGTGAACGTGACGATCGAAGACGTGCACGACTTCGCGAACGGGGAGGACGAGTCATGA
- a CDS encoding RNA polymerase sigma factor: MTGRSGGAASPLSGLSDRILVERASDGDELAFGEIVRRHSGIMRAYTSRIVGSLSEADDVVQEAFSTAWKQLPTLRDGSVVKAWLMKIASREAFALIRRRGTDAALDDGIDVPARDSTNPEAIAVHNARLAALSKALATLPEAQRTSWLLREIGGFSYDEIAEQTSLPVSTVRGNLSRARASIMIQMEGWR; the protein is encoded by the coding sequence ATGACAGGACGTTCGGGCGGCGCCGCCTCTCCTCTGAGCGGGTTGTCCGACCGCATTCTGGTCGAGCGCGCGAGCGACGGAGACGAGCTGGCGTTCGGTGAGATCGTGCGGCGGCACAGCGGGATCATGCGCGCCTACACCTCACGCATCGTGGGCTCGCTGTCGGAGGCCGACGATGTCGTGCAGGAGGCGTTCTCCACCGCCTGGAAGCAGCTGCCCACACTCCGAGACGGCTCCGTCGTGAAGGCGTGGCTGATGAAGATCGCGAGTCGCGAGGCGTTCGCGTTGATCCGCCGGAGGGGGACGGATGCTGCGCTCGACGACGGGATCGACGTCCCCGCCCGCGACTCGACGAACCCCGAGGCGATCGCGGTGCACAACGCTAGACTCGCGGCACTCTCGAAAGCGCTCGCCACACTTCCGGAGGCTCAGCGCACCTCCTGGCTGCTCCGGGAGATCGGGGGCTTCAGCTACGACGAGATCGCCGAGCAGACGTCTCTGCCCGTCAGCACCGTTCGAGGAAACCTGTCCCGTGCGCGGGCGAGCATCATGATCCAGATGGAGGGATGGCGATGA